A single Dasypus novemcinctus isolate mDasNov1 chromosome 4, mDasNov1.1.hap2, whole genome shotgun sequence DNA region contains:
- the RNF7 gene encoding RING-box protein 2 isoform X1 encodes MADVEDGEEPGALSSHSGSAGSKSGADKMFSLKKWNAVAMWSWDVECDTCAICRVQVMDACLRCQAENKQEDCVVVWGECNHSFHNCCMSLWVKQNNRCPLCQQDWVVQRIGK; translated from the exons aTGGCCGACGTGGAAGACGGCGAGGAGCCCGGCGCCCTGTCCTCTCACTCCGGGAGCGCGGGCTCCAAGTCGGGGGCGGATAAAATGTTCTCGCTCAAGAAGTGGAACGCGGTGGCCATGTGGAGCTGGGACGTGGAGTGCGATACGTGCGCTATCTGCAGGGTCCAGGTGATGG ATGCCTGTCTTAGATGTCAAGCTGAAAATAAACAAGAGGACTGTGTTG tggtcTGGGGAGAATGTAACCATTCCTTCCACAATTGCTGCATGTCCTTGTGGGTAAAACAGAATAACCGCTGCCCTCTCTGCCAGCAAGACTGGGTTGTCCAAAGAATCGGCAAATGA
- the RNF7 gene encoding RING-box protein 2 isoform X2, with protein MADVEDGEEPGALSSHSGSAGSKSGADKMFSLKKWNAVAMWSWDVECDTCAICRVQMPVLDVKLKINKRTVLWSGENVTIPSTIAACPCG; from the exons aTGGCCGACGTGGAAGACGGCGAGGAGCCCGGCGCCCTGTCCTCTCACTCCGGGAGCGCGGGCTCCAAGTCGGGGGCGGATAAAATGTTCTCGCTCAAGAAGTGGAACGCGGTGGCCATGTGGAGCTGGGACGTGGAGTGCGATACGTGCGCTATCTGCAGGGTCCAG ATGCCTGTCTTAGATGTCAAGCTGAAAATAAACAAGAGGACTGTGTTG tggtcTGGGGAGAATGTAACCATTCCTTCCACAATTGCTGCATGTCCTTGTGGGTAA